GATGCATGCACGGAATACGTGGAACGGGTTGCCACGGATCGCCGGTTCCACTGGTGAATCCAGTTCGGGATGCCATGAAAGCTCGCATTGTCCACCGGTTCTGCCACCACGAGCCAACCGCCCGGTTCGAGAAGGCGGCGGCATTCATGGATGACGCTGCGGGCATTCTGGTGCTTCAGATGGTGCAGTGCCCCGACGCAGCTGATGACGGAAAAGGTCTCCGATGTACGCTCCAGGTAGTCAAGGATGTGGCCTCGATGAAGTTCGGTCTGGCTCAAGCCAAGGCGCCTCGCTCGATCGGCTGCAACTCCTAGCATCCCTTCGCTGTGATCGACGCCGACGATCCTGTCGGGCTTGAAGCGTGTCCCCAGCCTTTCGATCATCTGCCCTGTGCCGCAGCCCAGGTCCAATAGGCCGCTAACCGCGGAATCTATTCCATCCAGGACGGGCGCGAAAAGAAGGTCATTTGCATAGCGTCTCGGGTCATTGACCACGGTGTCGTACTCAGCCGCGATCGTGTCGTGATAGCGCTCATCGAGCATGGAGTGCGGATCAGCGTGTGACATGTGAGTCGACTCAGTTTTTGCCAATGGGCCCAAGACAGCAGACGGTCGCCGGTTCCCCCGCTCGTCCTGCATGGTTGCGCGTGCATACTGCCACATTATTGGGGTGTATCGGCAGGCGTACGCGACGGTTCAAGGTCCTGTGCTGCGAACGGTGCTGAGCGCGGCGAACATCCATGCGCCGCCCGTCATACCTACGGTCGCTATTCCCCGAAAAGATCG
This DNA window, taken from Pseudomonadota bacterium, encodes the following:
- a CDS encoding class I SAM-dependent methyltransferase produces the protein MLDERYHDTIAAEYDTVVNDPRRYANDLLFAPVLDGIDSAVSGLLDLGCGTGQMIERLGTRFKPDRIVGVDHSEGMLGVAADRARRLGLSQTELHRGHILDYLERTSETFSVISCVGALHHLKHQNARSVIHECRRLLEPGGWLVVAEPVDNASFHGIPNWIHQWNRRSVATRSTYSVHASEPDEAPLPEHFLEETLDGGGFTIRVKHCGIEVLPRNMPPSPLDRLVIRLVNMPYRKAGYITAILAS